One window of the Ignavibacteriota bacterium genome contains the following:
- the zupT gene encoding zinc transporter ZupT codes for MQQDSSTILFALAVTAFAGLSTGIGSAIAYFAKRTNFRFLSFALGFSGGVMLYVSFTEILAKADASLAELYGQPAAGWITTGAFFLGIVVMMIIDRLVPDAENPHELTPRSQIATYQSQGASAVPGSDPARDQRLMRMGLFSALAIAIHNFPEGLATFLAAMENPQLGIAIGLAIAIHNIPEGIAVSVPIFYATGSRRKAFLHSFLSGLSEPIGGIVGFFLLSSFATPEALGITFGAVAGIMVYISLDELLPTAREYATGHEVLYGIMGGMAVMAVSLLLVR; via the coding sequence ATGCAGCAGGATTCGTCGACCATACTGTTCGCGCTGGCCGTGACCGCGTTTGCGGGACTCTCGACAGGCATCGGGAGCGCGATCGCGTATTTCGCGAAGCGGACGAATTTCCGTTTCCTGTCGTTCGCGCTCGGATTTTCCGGCGGTGTGATGCTGTACGTGTCGTTCACCGAAATACTCGCGAAGGCCGACGCTTCCCTGGCGGAATTGTACGGACAGCCGGCGGCGGGGTGGATCACGACAGGCGCATTTTTCCTCGGCATCGTGGTGATGATGATCATCGACCGGCTCGTACCCGACGCCGAGAATCCCCACGAGCTGACACCACGTTCACAAATCGCAACCTATCAATCGCAGGGGGCGTCCGCCGTTCCGGGCAGCGACCCCGCGAGAGATCAGCGGCTGATGCGCATGGGACTCTTTTCGGCGCTGGCCATCGCGATACACAATTTTCCAGAGGGACTCGCGACCTTTCTCGCCGCGATGGAGAATCCGCAGCTTGGCATCGCGATCGGGCTCGCCATTGCGATTCACAACATCCCCGAAGGAATCGCCGTGTCGGTGCCGATCTTTTATGCGACGGGCAGCAGGCGCAAGGCCTTTCTGCACTCGTTTCTCTCGGGGCTTTCGGAACCGATCGGCGGCATCGTCGGCTTCTTCCTCCTGTCGTCGTTCGCGACACCCGAAGCGCTCGGCATCACCTTCGGCGCCGTTGCAGGCATCATGGTGTACATTTCGCTCGACGAACTGCTTCCCACCGCCCGCGAGTACGCCACCGGTCACGAGGTGTTGTACGGGATCATGGGCGGCATGGCGGTGATGGCGGTGAGTCTGTTGCTGGTGCGATGA
- a CDS encoding peptidylprolyl isomerase: MAQVKKGDTVQVHYTGSLADGTVFDSSRGQNPLGFIVGRGQVIPGFDRAVIGLAVGDSTRVTIPPAEAYGEFSESYIIEAKKSDIPPEIVPELGMELTLHNNDGSQFPVRVTEITDTHVTLDANHPLAGKELTFEIEIVSIK; encoded by the coding sequence ATGGCGCAGGTTAAAAAGGGAGACACAGTACAGGTGCATTACACGGGTTCGCTGGCCGATGGAACCGTGTTCGACTCTTCACGCGGACAGAACCCGCTCGGTTTTATTGTCGGGCGCGGACAGGTGATCCCCGGCTTCGACAGGGCGGTGATCGGGCTCGCGGTCGGTGACTCCACACGTGTCACCATCCCGCCCGCCGAGGCCTATGGCGAATTCAGCGAATCGTACATCATCGAGGCGAAAAAATCGGACATCCCGCCCGAAATCGTTCCGGAACTCGGCATGGAACTCACGCTCCACAACAACGACGGAAGCCAGTTCCCCGTGCGGGTCACAGAGATCACCGATACACATGTCACGCTCGATGCAAATCATCCGCTGGCCGGCAAGGAATTGACGTTCGAGATCGAAATCGTCAGCATAAAATGA
- a CDS encoding TonB-dependent receptor, with amino-acid sequence MTVIRRLCLILALAAASYSDVCAQSAPSGSASGTVRNKATGRALEFVNVAVLARGDSAVVTGTVTEKNGAFRVTGLGPGDYLCRFSMIGYGTAYSKPFRIGSGKDEEKLGVVMLEETAVTLDEVVVSRERLAQNNEIDRKVYTVGQDVAASAGSASDVLQNIPSVEVDIEGNVSLRGSSNVLILVNGKNSPLMGRSSATVLQQMPAGALERIEVITNPSAKYKPDGTAGIINIVLKKDADLGLNGSVTANVGNQDRVNANLRLNYKPDGLNLYGGYAIRRDARNRISVDTREQGPVSSSPGTYREDAKTSARPLSHTASLGLESDLGDGYSAGMSGEFFRHDVTRFDHTTKVWRDAAGTYTSESARDRIDDEYEIEYSGNTFFEREFGDEHTLRAELSTSGASEEEDSRSINSFVFPVADPTRDNTRNHIDENTTRLSLDYSRPFEDGSKFETGYEGNFSSTRSDFRVSLFDALSQRFTPDTAHSHIFEYREGLHAVYATYQSSIGALGMLGGIRAEQAYTHADLVTLGAVTPGEYFRLYPSLHLSYRLGELSEVQVNYSKRTNRPDGDDLNPFPEYSDPKTRWAGNPKLLPEYVHSIEGGLKYESELFSFIPSLYYRYTYNRFTWVTHVLPDSTFFSTRENLDSDESAGLEGILTASADGIFSATLSGNVFHNRIDATSLGFGADKATVSWRGTLTCNVHVTASTMLQANARYNSARLTPQGENAATYVVNLGLRQQFLDGRLTAVLTAGDIFRSMKRETWFDTPELRQTVRVTRDSRVVYLGLTWNFGTPPKRKDDALKYDDAM; translated from the coding sequence ATGACGGTGATACGACGCCTCTGTCTGATCCTGGCTCTTGCGGCCGCATCGTATTCGGACGTATGCGCGCAATCCGCACCCTCGGGCAGCGCCAGCGGCACGGTGCGGAACAAGGCCACGGGCCGGGCACTCGAGTTTGTGAACGTGGCCGTGCTCGCACGCGGCGACAGCGCGGTGGTGACCGGCACTGTCACGGAAAAGAACGGCGCCTTCCGCGTGACGGGGCTAGGACCGGGCGACTATCTCTGCCGCTTCTCCATGATTGGATACGGGACCGCGTACTCGAAACCGTTCCGCATCGGTTCAGGAAAAGACGAGGAAAAACTCGGCGTTGTGATGCTCGAGGAAACCGCGGTGACACTCGATGAAGTGGTGGTGAGCCGCGAGCGGCTCGCGCAGAACAACGAGATAGACCGGAAGGTGTACACTGTGGGACAGGACGTCGCGGCCTCCGCCGGATCCGCCAGTGACGTGCTGCAGAACATCCCCTCCGTCGAAGTCGACATCGAGGGCAACGTGAGTCTGCGCGGCTCCTCGAATGTGCTCATCCTCGTCAACGGAAAAAATTCGCCTCTGATGGGACGCAGCAGCGCCACCGTCCTGCAGCAGATGCCCGCGGGCGCGCTCGAACGCATCGAGGTCATCACCAACCCCTCCGCCAAGTACAAGCCCGACGGCACCGCGGGTATCATCAACATCGTGTTGAAAAAGGACGCGGATCTCGGACTCAATGGTTCGGTGACGGCCAATGTCGGAAATCAGGACCGTGTCAACGCAAATCTCCGGCTCAATTACAAACCGGACGGACTGAACCTCTACGGCGGGTACGCGATACGCCGCGACGCGCGCAACCGCATCAGTGTGGATACGCGCGAACAGGGTCCCGTCTCATCGTCGCCCGGCACGTATCGCGAAGATGCAAAAACCAGCGCGCGGCCGCTCTCGCATACTGCGAGTCTGGGGCTCGAGTCCGACCTCGGTGACGGATATTCGGCGGGCATGTCGGGCGAATTCTTCCGCCACGACGTGACACGTTTTGATCACACCACAAAAGTGTGGCGCGACGCCGCGGGGACATACACCTCCGAAAGCGCGCGCGACCGCATCGACGACGAGTACGAAATCGAATACAGCGGCAACACATTTTTTGAGCGCGAGTTCGGCGACGAGCACACTCTGCGCGCGGAACTTTCGACGTCGGGCGCATCGGAAGAGGAGGACAGCCGCAGCATCAACTCCTTCGTGTTTCCCGTTGCCGATCCGACGCGCGACAACACGCGCAATCACATCGACGAAAACACGACACGCCTCTCGCTCGATTACTCGCGTCCCTTCGAGGACGGATCAAAATTCGAAACCGGTTATGAGGGGAATTTCTCATCCACCCGATCCGACTTCCGCGTGTCGCTGTTCGACGCGCTGTCGCAGCGTTTTACACCCGACACGGCGCACAGTCACATCTTCGAGTATCGCGAGGGACTGCACGCTGTGTACGCCACGTATCAATCGTCGATCGGCGCCTTGGGAATGCTTGGCGGCATCCGCGCCGAGCAGGCGTACACACACGCCGATCTTGTCACGCTCGGCGCCGTCACGCCGGGTGAATACTTCCGGCTCTATCCCTCGCTGCATCTGTCGTACCGGCTCGGCGAACTTTCAGAAGTGCAGGTGAATTACAGCAAGCGCACAAACCGTCCCGACGGCGACGACCTCAATCCCTTCCCCGAATACAGCGATCCGAAGACGCGCTGGGCCGGCAATCCGAAACTCCTGCCGGAATACGTGCACTCGATCGAAGGCGGCCTGAAATACGAAAGCGAGCTGTTCTCGTTCATCCCGTCGCTGTATTACCGCTACACCTACAACCGTTTCACATGGGTCACACACGTGCTTCCGGACTCCACGTTTTTTTCAACGCGCGAGAATCTCGACAGCGACGAGAGTGCGGGACTGGAGGGAATTCTCACTGCGAGCGCCGACGGCATCTTCAGTGCCACACTCTCCGGCAACGTGTTCCACAACCGCATCGACGCCACGTCGCTGGGCTTCGGCGCCGACAAGGCGACCGTGAGCTGGAGGGGTACGCTCACCTGCAACGTGCATGTGACCGCGTCCACAATGCTGCAAGCGAACGCGCGCTACAATTCCGCGCGACTGACGCCGCAGGGTGAAAACGCGGCGACCTATGTCGTGAACCTCGGGCTGCGCCAGCAATTCCTCGACGGACGACTCACCGCCGTACTCACCGCGGGCGACATCTTCCGCAGCATGAAACGCGAGACCTGGTTTGACACGCCCGAGCTGCGGCAGACAGTGCGCGTGACGCGCGATTCCCGCGTCGTCTATCTCGGCCTCACATGGAATTTCGGCACGCCGCCGAAGCGCAAGGACGACGCGCTGAAGTACGACGACGCGATGTAA
- a CDS encoding glyoxalase → MIPETLFILYVSDQRRSTDFYGAVLASAPRLDVPGMTEFVLPGGGVLGIMPESGIRRLLGTAVPDPSLAQGIPRAELYLLLDSIDAFLARALAAGAVLLSPAQARDWGHTVVYLADPDGHVLAFASAA, encoded by the coding sequence ATGATACCCGAGACCCTGTTCATTCTGTACGTATCCGATCAGCGGCGCAGTACCGATTTCTACGGCGCAGTGCTCGCATCCGCGCCGCGCCTCGATGTGCCCGGCATGACGGAGTTTGTCCTTCCGGGTGGCGGTGTGCTCGGCATCATGCCCGAATCCGGCATCCGCCGTCTGCTGGGGACAGCCGTTCCTGATCCCTCACTCGCGCAGGGCATCCCGCGCGCCGAATTGTATCTGCTCCTCGACTCCATCGACGCCTTCCTCGCGCGCGCCCTTGCCGCCGGCGCCGTGCTGCTGAGCCCCGCGCAGGCACGCGACTGGGGTCACACCGTTGTGTACCTCGCGGATCCAGATGGCCACGTGCTGGCTTTCGCCTCAGCCGCCTGA
- a CDS encoding NAD(P)-dependent oxidoreductase, protein MKTLITGGSGFIGSHLVENLIEDGWDVTVVSKDAMFSAALEATGARVHLADIRDAAAMAPLLADVDVVFHLAGVTRSRDTAGYYRGNHLATRDFLHTCAAHAGSLQRFVYVSSLTAVGPRLGIQEVTELTPYHPVSHYGRSKMLAEIEVLDMADRLPVTIVRPSGVYGPRDRDLFRYFTMIHRGIEPLIRSGSQELNFVHVADVVRGIRAAALHPAALGEVFFIGDAVNHTSAEICGAVAMAQDRRPLVFSLPASLVYLTGAIGEGAGRMLRREVFFNLQKVREALQDAWTCSIHKARVLIGYEPRVALAEGILSTYEWYRREGWMGR, encoded by the coding sequence ATGAAAACTCTCATCACGGGCGGAAGCGGTTTCATCGGGAGCCATCTTGTCGAAAATTTGATCGAGGACGGCTGGGATGTGACGGTCGTTTCGAAGGACGCGATGTTCAGCGCGGCGCTGGAGGCAACGGGCGCGCGGGTGCATCTTGCGGATATCAGGGATGCGGCGGCCATGGCGCCGTTGCTGGCGGATGTAGATGTGGTGTTCCATCTCGCGGGGGTGACGCGATCACGCGACACGGCTGGATATTACCGCGGCAATCACCTCGCGACACGCGATTTTCTGCATACCTGCGCCGCGCACGCGGGATCGCTGCAGCGTTTTGTGTATGTGAGCAGTCTGACTGCAGTGGGGCCGCGTCTCGGAATCCAGGAGGTCACCGAACTCACGCCGTATCACCCTGTGTCGCATTATGGACGGAGCAAGATGCTGGCGGAGATCGAGGTGCTCGACATGGCCGACCGGCTGCCTGTCACCATCGTGCGCCCCAGCGGGGTGTATGGCCCGCGCGACCGCGACCTCTTCCGCTACTTCACCATGATTCATCGCGGCATCGAACCACTCATCCGTTCGGGTTCGCAGGAATTGAACTTTGTCCATGTGGCCGACGTGGTCCGCGGCATCCGCGCAGCAGCGCTGCATCCCGCGGCTCTGGGCGAGGTGTTTTTTATCGGCGACGCGGTCAACCATACCTCCGCCGAAATCTGCGGCGCCGTCGCCATGGCGCAGGACCGCCGGCCGCTCGTATTCTCTCTCCCCGCCTCACTGGTCTATCTGACGGGCGCCATCGGCGAGGGAGCGGGGCGTATGCTCCGCCGCGAGGTTTTCTTCAATCTTCAGAAGGTGCGTGAAGCCCTGCAGGATGCATGGACCTGTTCGATTCACAAGGCCCGCGTGCTGATCGGGTATGAACCGCGCGTGGCTCTCGCCGAGGGCATACTTTCGACGTATGAATGGTACCGCCGCGAAGGATGGATGGGGCGGTAA
- a CDS encoding phosphatase PAP2 family protein: MDSLKKLSRDTRRILAAVALVSTLLLLAVLLFPSHVTDVTAATRACGVCLATVLMLGLILPRLQEAGRSLLLAAGLLFVTGQLFNASAFVQHLLVPGWKDAELLALDTVLFGGELSERLQGITHPVLTEWLMAAYVLYVPMLPLTAWLCRRYGGTVAMERYLLHLVYVYLACDVGFILYPVASQMYFGSAIYTVPLEGGYFTMAGEWMRSTLHFPGGSLPSPHCAAGAVMLAHLLINKRSIGLIFAPLLASIFPATVYLRYHYVWDGLAGITLAGLIVYPLLAEKISGTEGGVRTIVPRAWCNARLGLIRRKSRGEDKTTETMYGSSSVVQH, encoded by the coding sequence ATGGATTCCCTGAAAAAGCTGTCTCGTGACACGCGCCGGATCCTGGCCGCTGTTGCACTCGTTTCCACGCTGCTGCTTCTCGCAGTACTGCTGTTCCCGAGCCATGTCACGGATGTTACCGCGGCCACCCGTGCCTGTGGCGTGTGTCTCGCAACCGTGCTGATGCTGGGTCTGATTCTGCCCCGGCTCCAGGAAGCGGGACGCAGTCTGCTGCTCGCCGCGGGTCTGCTCTTCGTCACAGGGCAGTTGTTTAATGCGAGCGCTTTTGTACAGCACCTGCTGGTGCCGGGTTGGAAGGACGCGGAACTGCTCGCACTGGACACGGTTCTCTTCGGCGGCGAACTGTCGGAGCGTTTGCAAGGTATCACGCACCCCGTTCTCACCGAGTGGCTCATGGCCGCGTATGTGCTCTACGTGCCGATGCTGCCGCTCACCGCATGGTTGTGCCGACGGTACGGGGGCACGGTCGCAATGGAGCGATATCTCCTGCACCTTGTATACGTGTACCTGGCCTGCGATGTCGGATTCATCCTCTACCCGGTTGCGAGTCAGATGTACTTTGGCTCAGCGATATACACGGTGCCTCTCGAAGGCGGATACTTCACCATGGCAGGCGAATGGATGCGCTCGACGCTGCACTTCCCGGGCGGGAGTCTGCCGAGTCCGCACTGCGCCGCAGGCGCGGTGATGCTTGCGCATCTGCTCATAAATAAAAGATCCATAGGTCTGATATTCGCGCCTCTGCTCGCGAGCATATTCCCGGCAACCGTGTACTTGCGTTATCACTACGTGTGGGACGGCCTCGCGGGCATCACACTCGCGGGATTGATTGTATATCCTCTGCTTGCGGAGAAGATCAGCGGGACGGAAGGCGGAGTGCGCACTATCGTGCCGCGGGCATGGTGTAATGCGCGGCTGGGATTGATCCGCCGCAAAAGCCGGGGCGAAGACAAGACGACGGAGACCATGTACGGGTCGTCGTCGGTGGTTCAGCATTGA
- a CDS encoding CPBP family intramembrane metalloprotease translates to MKSALSIPRLLPQSGVTDVRVAFVLLPALLVTLLHRDLCAVDALPATGVLGDMSIRVWTYYACTFFLFGAVPMMIVRGVLHEQPVDYGLRAGDWRFGLPLTVLLLAGFAILTFAAPAGLDPLRRVYPVDPGAMDSPALFLRHATLRLVLFYTAWEFLFRGFLLQGLRGTVSDATAVMIQTLPSALWHIGYPTSEIYASVAGGLLFGWLALRTRSLLWPLLLHAGVGIITDLAITLTR, encoded by the coding sequence ATGAAAAGCGCACTTTCGATTCCCCGCTTACTGCCGCAGTCCGGCGTGACGGACGTGCGAGTGGCGTTTGTGCTGTTGCCCGCGCTGCTCGTCACTCTGCTGCACCGCGACCTGTGCGCGGTCGACGCGCTGCCCGCGACGGGAGTGCTCGGCGACATGAGCATACGAGTGTGGACGTACTATGCTTGCACATTCTTCCTGTTCGGGGCGGTGCCGATGATGATCGTACGAGGCGTGTTGCATGAGCAACCGGTTGACTACGGGCTGCGTGCGGGCGACTGGCGTTTCGGGCTTCCACTCACAGTCCTGCTGCTCGCGGGGTTTGCGATTCTCACTTTCGCCGCGCCGGCGGGACTCGATCCGCTGCGACGTGTGTATCCCGTCGATCCGGGCGCGATGGATTCGCCCGCTCTCTTTCTGCGTCATGCCACGCTGCGACTCGTGCTCTTTTACACCGCGTGGGAGTTTCTGTTCCGCGGTTTCCTTCTTCAGGGCTTACGCGGCACGGTGAGCGACGCCACGGCGGTGATGATACAGACGCTGCCCTCGGCGCTGTGGCACATAGGATATCCAACAAGTGAAATCTACGCCTCGGTGGCGGGCGGCCTCCTCTTCGGGTGGCTTGCCTTGCGCACGCGCTCGCTGCTCTGGCCGCTGCTCCTGCATGCGGGCGTCGGCATCATCACGGATCTGGCCATTACACTCACACGGTGA
- a CDS encoding NAD-dependent epimerase/dehydratase family protein produces the protein MKTLVTGASGFIGARLVEELLRHGEIVVALCRHSSDTTRLEALGVDVRRGSLDSTSDLRAAMHGCDHIYHLAAFAATWARDEAAARRVNTDALRMLFDAARAESVSRVVYTSTIMTYGPSRGSVITEDTTRSTAADTLYERSKIEGEEIVAQAVRAGLDVVTVHPTRVFGPGKLTEANSGSLMIRGYMRGTWRSMPGNGSAAGNYVFVDDVVRGCIAAMDRGVRGGHYILGGTNATYSEFYDSIGRAAGKKRVLIGIPYGAARMFAAVEVLLGRIGLKHPAITPAWVDVFYDDWICSSARAERELGYRPTSLDEALRATVAWLRGPKEALS, from the coding sequence ATGAAAACCCTGGTCACCGGAGCATCGGGCTTCATCGGAGCCCGGCTCGTCGAAGAACTGCTTCGTCACGGTGAGATTGTGGTTGCCCTGTGCAGGCACAGCTCCGACACAACACGGCTGGAAGCGCTCGGAGTGGACGTCCGCCGCGGCTCCCTCGACTCGACGTCCGATCTTCGTGCAGCGATGCACGGATGTGATCACATCTATCACCTGGCGGCGTTTGCCGCAACCTGGGCGCGCGACGAGGCGGCCGCCCGACGGGTCAATACTGATGCACTGCGCATGCTCTTCGACGCGGCCCGCGCCGAGTCGGTGTCACGCGTGGTGTATACATCGACGATCATGACATACGGTCCGAGCCGCGGATCGGTGATAACCGAGGACACCACACGCAGCACTGCCGCCGACACGCTATACGAGCGCAGCAAGATCGAGGGCGAGGAGATCGTGGCGCAGGCGGTGCGTGCAGGGCTCGATGTCGTGACCGTCCATCCGACCCGCGTGTTTGGTCCGGGGAAACTCACGGAGGCAAATTCCGGGTCGCTGATGATACGCGGGTACATGCGCGGCACATGGCGCAGTATGCCGGGCAATGGCAGTGCGGCCGGGAACTATGTGTTTGTGGACGATGTGGTGCGCGGCTGCATCGCGGCCATGGATCGAGGCGTCCGCGGCGGACATTATATACTCGGCGGTACAAACGCAACGTACAGCGAGTTCTATGACAGCATCGGCCGCGCCGCGGGGAAGAAGCGTGTGCTTATCGGCATTCCGTACGGTGCGGCGAGAATGTTTGCCGCCGTCGAAGTGTTGCTTGGGCGGATCGGCCTCAAACATCCGGCGATCACGCCCGCGTGGGTCGATGTGTTTTACGACGATTGGATCTGTTCGAGCGCACGGGCTGAACGCGAACTCGGATATCGTCCCACATCCCTCGACGAGGCGCTGCGAGCAACCGTTGCATGGTTGCGTGGCCCGAAGGAGGCATTGTCATGA
- a CDS encoding DUF3108 domain-containing protein, which produces MKALMFGIVLNALLLGLGASLPYTPNPPVPTVSSPSAVYSSAPFRAGEVLRYSVKWSFVRLGTIELRQGAPAQGGGPIRPVRLTVLSASGLPFIDVRLREESQLDVADPRLRDCLVRREHDPREVKHYTYDILNELFALELRPDGKPATRQQRREAQRPHDAAGLLMMLRGYAGSGATFTVPTLMDFTIQRSRVSFPRAVETLEVPAFDDEEVPAHRVEVRSSWTDESAGGMGGNFDLWCTTDAAAIPLRAEIEIALGSIVIELESCTRPGWSRGTLGDATGSRAAQAGGGQ; this is translated from the coding sequence ATGAAAGCCCTCATGTTCGGAATTGTGCTAAACGCATTGCTGCTGGGTCTCGGCGCGTCATTGCCGTACACCCCGAATCCTCCGGTGCCAACGGTGTCCTCCCCATCCGCGGTCTACTCGTCGGCGCCCTTTCGCGCGGGCGAGGTGCTGCGGTACTCGGTGAAATGGAGCTTTGTCCGCCTGGGCACCATCGAACTGCGCCAGGGTGCGCCGGCGCAGGGTGGCGGGCCGATCCGCCCCGTGCGTCTCACGGTGCTCTCGGCCTCGGGCTTGCCGTTCATCGATGTGCGCCTGCGCGAGGAGTCACAGCTCGACGTGGCAGATCCGCGCCTACGCGACTGTCTCGTGCGGCGCGAGCATGATCCGCGCGAAGTGAAACACTATACCTACGACATTCTCAACGAACTCTTCGCCCTCGAGCTGCGACCCGATGGGAAACCGGCAACGCGACAGCAGCGGCGCGAGGCACAGCGTCCGCACGACGCGGCCGGACTGCTGATGATGCTTCGAGGGTATGCCGGAAGTGGCGCCACATTCACCGTGCCCACACTTATGGATTTCACGATTCAGCGCTCGCGGGTCTCGTTCCCGCGCGCCGTCGAGACGCTGGAAGTGCCGGCATTTGACGACGAGGAAGTGCCCGCGCATCGCGTGGAGGTGCGCTCGTCGTGGACCGACGAATCCGCGGGCGGCATGGGCGGCAATTTCGATCTCTGGTGCACGACCGATGCAGCGGCCATCCCACTTCGCGCGGAAATCGAGATCGCCCTGGGATCGATCGTGATAGAACTCGAATCGTGCACGCGGCCCGGCTGGAGCCGCGGCACGCTTGGTGACGCGACGGGGTCGCGCGCGGCACAGGCGGGAGGTGGACAATGA
- a CDS encoding transglutaminase domain-containing protein: MCLHPSPIALAGAAYDGGMIVHDCVVPSARPVVGRRSSPSYDIDVREFLTDTNNAVIHATLRYELRQKLARGTGPGGPRRLFGRYADMWDFFRSNDPGSFDYRVEAIRHIVSQRVRYRRDSGKGYWQFPDETLRLGTGDCEDLAFLLASMMLASGVSGYNVRVCLGTVTVHGQRSARSYDHMWVVYKNELGRWCIVEPLAPSAADSTQRGVLPTEKIEYTPSFGFNADHLWTYAAASGHSFRDRVGLRAQWTRFNPRFAGKVHKSIVLDAIAAWNPSLPVLTNLLNQEYIVFLNDPEKTVAEIDLPWQYDPLDHFDSGYITESWNRARTRLDSCLDPANRDMVRVFSRAAHSIADFYAHTSYAHFAQRDQSGALLLAKDTQWRDAALARRPDYGNSSDFAINSFRPATPWQGTDAQRVSVWDGALLSGRWRLPGDFGVPPEASSWADGIRDRRMKWRMALPHHDDIAVDDLPASGASNGLYNRGRFAEQYTLRYNAAVSHIRQVFDTYGAELRKLG; this comes from the coding sequence ATGTGTCTTCACCCCAGCCCGATTGCTCTGGCAGGCGCGGCATACGATGGCGGAATGATTGTGCACGACTGCGTCGTCCCCTCCGCGCGGCCCGTGGTAGGCCGTCGATCATCCCCCTCGTACGACATCGATGTGCGGGAATTTCTTACCGACACCAATAATGCGGTCATTCACGCGACCTTGAGATATGAACTCCGCCAGAAGCTGGCTCGAGGGACAGGGCCGGGCGGACCGCGGCGCCTGTTCGGTCGGTATGCGGATATGTGGGACTTCTTCAGATCGAATGATCCGGGCTCCTTTGATTACCGCGTCGAGGCCATCCGCCACATTGTGTCGCAGCGAGTACGCTATCGCCGCGATTCCGGCAAGGGGTATTGGCAATTCCCCGACGAGACCCTCCGGCTCGGAACCGGTGATTGTGAGGATCTGGCCTTCCTCCTCGCATCGATGATGCTCGCATCGGGCGTCAGCGGCTATAACGTACGGGTATGCCTCGGCACCGTGACAGTACATGGACAACGGAGTGCGCGCAGCTACGATCACATGTGGGTCGTTTATAAAAACGAACTCGGCCGCTGGTGCATCGTCGAACCTCTCGCGCCATCGGCAGCGGACAGTACACAACGCGGCGTCCTTCCGACCGAGAAAATCGAATACACACCATCCTTCGGTTTTAATGCGGATCATCTCTGGACCTACGCGGCCGCTTCAGGTCACTCGTTCCGCGACCGCGTCGGTCTCCGCGCGCAATGGACACGTTTTAATCCGCGCTTCGCGGGAAAGGTGCACAAAAGCATCGTGCTGGATGCGATCGCAGCGTGGAATCCATCCCTGCCTGTTCTCACCAATCTCCTGAATCAGGAATACATTGTGTTCCTGAACGATCCCGAAAAAACGGTCGCCGAAATAGATCTGCCCTGGCAATACGATCCGCTTGATCACTTCGACAGCGGATATATCACGGAGAGCTGGAACCGCGCACGCACGCGATTGGATTCGTGCCTCGATCCGGCGAACCGCGACATGGTACGAGTCTTTTCCCGCGCTGCGCACAGCATCGCCGATTTCTATGCGCACACCTCGTACGCCCACTTTGCACAGCGCGACCAGTCCGGCGCACTCCTGCTCGCCAAGGATACACAGTGGCGTGACGCGGCACTTGCGCGCCGTCCCGACTACGGCAACTCGAGCGACTTCGCGATAAACAGCTTCCGTCCCGCAACACCATGGCAGGGTACCGATGCACAGCGCGTGTCGGTGTGGGACGGAGCACTGCTCAGCGGACGCTGGCGGCTCCCGGGTGATTTCGGCGTCCCTCCCGAAGCATCCTCATGGGCGGATGGCATCCGTGACAGAAGGATGAAATGGCGTATGGCCCTTCCCCACCATGATGACATCGCTGTCGACGATCTCCCGGCAAGCGGCGCATCGAACGGACTATACAACCGTGGACGATTCGCGGAACAGTACACATTGCGGTACAACGCCGCGGTGTCCCATATTCGTCAGGTCTTCGACACCTATGGCGCCGAGTTGAGAAAACTCGGCTGA